The genomic DNA TGACACCTAAGGCAACTTCATCTGCAACTAACGGTTTGTCATCTTCTAGATCAGCTGTTGGTATTTTTAGATACAAGGCTTCTGGTGCCCCAAGTTCTTTCAGCAAAGCTTTTCCTTGGCGCTTATTTAAACGAAATAACGGTAAAATATCCGCTCCGCCATCGCCATATTTGGTGAAGAAAGCTGTCACATTTTCGGCTGCGTGGTCTGTGCCAATTACTGCGCCAGCATTTTCGCCAGCTACTGCATATTGTGTAATCATACGTTGACGTGCTTTCATGTTCCCTTTATTAAAATCGCTAATTTGAACACCAGCGTTTTCTAGCGAACCAACCATTGCATCCACTGCTGGTTTAATATCCACTCGTAAAGAAACATCTGGCTGGATAAAGGCTAGCGCGGCTTGTGCATCAGCTTCATCTGCTTGCTCACCGTATGGAAGGCGAATCGCAATAAATTGATACGACATATCTCCTGTTTCTTCGCGCATTTCAGTCATCGCTAATTGTGCTAAGCGACCAGCTAATGTTGAATCTTGTCCGCCACTAATTCCCAAGACAAAGTTTTTTAAAAAAGGATGTTTAGTTAAATAAGCTTTCAGAAAATCAATACTTTTACGAACTTCTTCTTTTGGATCAATTGTCGGTAAAACACCTAACTCTTGAATGATTTTTTCTTGAAGTGTTGTCATTTCTAGGCCTCCTTATTCACCGTTTCCGTTAAATGTTTAACGTCTTTACGCACTTTTTCCAATAAATTCATTTTGTGATTCCAACAATCTGTTGAAAGGTCCACTGGATATTTCTGCGGATTCAAGTCCCGCTTGTATTCTTCCCAAAGTGAATCTAAATTTTCTTTTGCATATTGTTTAATTTCATCTAAAGTTGGTAATTCGTACACACGTTTTCCTTCAACGAAAATATCTTGGAGTACTGGCCGTGCTTCAAAATCACGGACATACTTATTAATAAAGGTATGAACGGGATGGAACATATAAATTTCTTCTTCTTGGCGAGGATCTTCATTCCAAAGTGTCACATAGTCTCCTTCTGACTTTTTATCAGATTTACGTGTAATGCGCCAGACTTGTTTTTTCCCTGGTGTTGTCACTTTTTCAGCATTGCTAGATAGTTTAATGGTATCTTTCATTTGACCATCTTCACCTTCAATTGAAACTAATTTAAACACCGCTCCTAAAGCCGGTTGATCATAGGCGGTAATCAGCTTGGTGCCCACGCCCCATACATCAATTTTTGATTTTTGCATTTTTAGATTCAAAATCGTATTTTCATCTAAATCGTTCGATGCATAAATTTTTGCCTCAGTAAAGCCAGCTTCGTCCAGTTGTTCACGAACTCGTTTAGAAATATAAGCCATATCGCCACTATCAATTCGCACACCTAGAAAATTAATTTTATCCCCCATTTCTCGGGCTACTCGAATTGCGCTTGGCACTCCCGCTTTCAAAGTATCATACGTATCAACAAGGAAAACACAATCCCGATGTGTTTTGGCATACGCCATGAATGCATCATAATCATTTCCATACGACTGAACCAATGAATGAGCATGAGTCCCACTAACCGGAATACCAAAAATTTTACCAGCACGAACATTACTTGTCGCGTCCGCCCCACCAATATAGGCGGCTCTTGTGCCCCAAATGGCAGCATCTAATTCTTGTGCCCGGCGTGTTCCAAATTCCAATAAAGGATCATCGCCTATCACGGATTTAATTCGAGCCGCTTTTGTCGCAATTAATGTTTGGAAATTCACCATATTTAGCAAGGCAGTTTCTACCAATTGACATTGTGCCAAAGGACCTTCAATTTGAATTAACGGTTCGTTATTAAAAACCAAATCCCCTTCTAAAGCAGAGCGTACAGTACATTTAAATTCAAAATTTGCTAAATACGTCAAGAAATCTTCTGGATATTCTTCAACTTCTCGGAGATATGCAATATCAGATTCTGTAAACGTTAAATTTTCGAGATAATTGACTAAACGTTCTAAACCTGCAAAAATTGCGTAGCCATGATTAAAGGGCATCTCTCTAAAGTAACATTCAAAAACAGCATGTAAATCTGCTCTCCCTAATTCCCAGTATGTTTGCATCATATTGATTTGATACATATCTGTATGCAATGTCAAACTATCATCTGCATATGTATAGTCCATCGTTTTCTACCTCTATTCTTTGTATTAAAAACTTGTTTATATTATAACAAAAAAATTTTTTTTAGCCTAAAATCTGCTTAGACCTCTTTTTCTTTAAAAATGAAAAATTTACTGAAGAAATAATTTAAAATCACTACTACAACTTGTGTAATCATTTTCGCCCAAAACGATGAAAAATGAATGCCATCAATTAGGAGAATCATTAAACCCATATCAGCCACAAAAGATAAAATTCGGTACCAATAAAATAAGCCCATTTCTTTAAAAAAACCAGCTATGCTTTCATGCTTACTTGCGAATACCCAATATTTATTCGTGAAAAAGGCAAATAGAACAGATAAAAACCAACTAATTGTGTTACTTATCTTGTAATCCAGCCCTAACACATTTTGACAAACAAAAAACACAACTAAGTTGACGACCGTCGTTGCACCACCAAAAAATAAATAAGCCAGTACTTCTCGGTATTTACGAAATAATTCTTTCAATTTTCACGCATCCTTTCAACTAATCATTTTATCAAACTTCGGCAAGAAAACCTATCTATTTTGTGTAAAGACACAATTCTCTTGCTAATTTTACTATTTATTAAGTATTTATGAAAAACATAGTAAGAGTAGAGGAAAAGTTAATCCATGAATGAACTTACCCTCTACTCTTACTCTAATAATATATTGACTCTATCGACCAATAAGTTAAATCAGCATTAGTCCTTTAGCTTAGGAAGTGCTATCGTTTGTCCTTCGGTTAATACAGAATACGTTAAGTCATTTGCCTGCTTGAGGGCGGTTAAGGAATAGCCCGTTTTTTTTGCAATTTTTGCGAGTGTCTCTCCTCTTTTTACTTCATAATACTCAGTAGACTCTGTTTTTGAGTCATTCGCTGTACCATTTGATTGCTCTGCTGTTTCCAAAGCATTAGTCACCGATTTACTGATTATTAGTGATTGAAGTAACGCTTGTTCTTTCGGTTCTAGAGAAGTCGCCGCTGTATGCTGAGGAATCGTGATTTTTTGGCCAATATAAAACATTTCTTGAGTCTTTGAATTTTGTTTTAATATGGCTGTTGCTGACACACCAAACGTCTGGCTAATGGTGGCGAGAGAATCTCCTTTGCTTACTTCATAGATGACTGCTTCTTTTTTTAGCTGTTCTTTGACTGCTTCCTTATCAAACGAAGGTTTCTTTTCTTCTGCCAAATTAGTCACTACTGGTTTCTTCTTTTCTTGATCGTATTCAGTTAATTGATAGGTTTCAATCAACGCGTTTAATTTTTTATCGTAATATGTATCCGTTGCATAACGACCTGTTAAAAATTTTGTTGCCTGCTGATAATTCGTCGTGTTTGCTTTCAAAACACCGTGATAAAACGTCGGATTACCCGCCAGCCCATTGATAATTAATTTACTATAGTCTGTTAATGACTCTTTATAAGATGGATACTGACGAAAATCGGCATGAATGGTGGTCATCTTCCCTTTACCATCATCTTCTTGTGTGGGAAAGCTGACACTTTGACCATGGTAAGCGCCTTTAATGCCAAACAAATTATAATTTGGCGCCGCCGCTAACGCACTATTGCCCGAGCCACTTTCTAAAATAGCTTGAGCTATCATGACAGAAGCGTATAGATCATGTTGCTGACCAATAACTCGTGCTTCTTCACCAATTTTTCTAATAAACTCAGAAGTAGAAGCATTCCCTTGGACAACAAAATTTGCCTCGGCTTGTTGTTGAATTCCTGCTTGCTTTTCCTTTTCTTGACTATTGTCTATCTCTGAATGTACCAACGGCTCTTTGGTCTTTTCAGTTAATGTAGAATTTTGTGGTTCCTGATTATGAGGCGGCTTTTCAGTGAGTGCTTTACGCTCTTCAGACGCTGGTTGCTCACTTTGTAACGATTCGGTTAGTTTAGTACTAGCAATTGGCTTTTCTTGTGGCGGTAAACTATTTTCAGATTCTGAAGGTTCCACATTATTTTCCTGATGGTCACCGCTGTCATTTTGTGTTGAACTTTCTTGTTGTTCAGACGAACTTATTATTGTTTCGTTCAGCGTTGAAGAAGTAAGGGTTCCTTGATCTTGATTGGCTTGGTCCGCTCTTTTTTCTTCCAGCGATAGCTGTCGACTTTCGTCCCTCGTTTCGGTCTCTTCTTGAGCGATTAATGGTTCCGAATTGTAGTAACTGGCTCCCGCATAAATCCCTAAAATTCCAATACATACCAACTTCAAATATCTTGCCTTTCTTTTTTTCATCGCATTTCTCCTTCATTTACCTCTTTATTTCTGCTAATAACTGCTCTATCTGTTGGTACGTTCCTGTTGATTCATTCTTGATTGTCAGCATTTGTTCACAATAAGCTTGGTACTCTCTTGCCACTTGCTTCATGCGTGTTAAAGTTGCTAAACGTTGTTCCATTTCTTCATGAACTGTTGCAACTTGTTGTTTGGCTTGACTAATTGTTTCTTTTGCTTGACGTTTGGCTTCCAATAACACTTCGCCAATTTCTTTTTGAGAAAGCGTAACGGCTGTGTCTAAATTCTCTTCACTGGTCTGTCTCTGTTGCATCTTTTCTTCAGACAATTGTTTCTGTAAAGAAGTGATAGTTGTTTCTTTATCACTTAATGTTTCTTTAACATGTTTAAGTTGAACATCTTTTTCGACTACTTGTTTTTGTAATGCTTCCACTTCATTGGTTTGCATTAATAATTGCTCCGTTAGCTTTTTAATGGATTGCTGATATAGTTGATTTTCTTCTTCTAGTTTTTCAACAAAAGAAAATGACTCTTCTGACAGTTCAGTCGGCACTTGTTGCTGGACCTGTTTTACTTTTGCGGATTGCTCTTTTGCATAAACGAACTCGTCATCAAAGATTGCTTCTTCTGTTACCGTTGGTTGTGCTTTCATCGATTGTTCATTTTCAAAATCCGGCATCTTCTCATACTCCTCATCTTCATTGTTTTTAGTCAAAAATTGCCACATTTGTTTCTCCTCCTTCGTACCTTTTACACCGTTAACATATAGCCTTTTGAGCGAATTGTTTTGATATATTGTGGTTTGTTCACATCTTGTTCAATTTTTTTACGCAAATGGAAAATCACATTAGCGACACGATATTTTCGTTCATTCGCAGTATCTTTCCAGACATTTTTGTAGAGTTCTTCATATGTAATTGTTTGTCCTGCGTGTTTGTATAAATACTCTATTGTGAAAAATTCCAATTTTGTTAAAAGAATTTCTTCTCCACTTCCCAAGCAAACACTCAAATTTGGCGCAATTAAATACAATCTCTCAGAAAGATTCTTAGTAACTGTTTGTTCCTCGTTTGCAATAGCTAATTTAGGATAAAAACGTCTTTTTACACGTTGCAATAAATTACTCATGCTTAACATGCATTCTTGACGATCATAAGAATGATCAAAAACGCCATCTGCACCTAATTGTAAATAAATAATTCGATTGACTTTACTAATTACTTCTGTCCGAGAAAATAACCAAATCGGTAAATCTGACTGCTTGCGAATCGTCATTAATAACTCACAACAAGTATTTACTTGCTGGTGGTCAGTAACTTCAATCACTAATCCATCAATATGGTGCAAATGAAGAAGTATATTTGTTCCTTGGATGATCTGACATTCTACTTGATTACTAACAAACCAATTTTGACAGTATTCTTTTGTTTCAATTGTCAAAGGAACGACACCAATTGTATATTTTTCCATTTTTCCACCTCAATCTTCCTAATATTCCCCTTCAAAATATAATAATTTTTATTTATATTCTATTAATAAATAAAAATTACCAACTACTAGTTTTCAAAAAATGATTGTTATTACTAAATTTTATCGAATAAAAACAAGGCTGTCTAGCTAAAACGAAGCCTTTAAATTATCATCTTTTTTGTTAAATGAGTAAATATTTGAGAAAATACTATAAGCAAAGATATTATTTAGATTATTTATTCTTTATGTAAAAAAAGCTTACGATTTTTCAATCGTAAGCTTTTAGAATACTTTTTTATTTTTACATCATACCGCCCATGCCCATTGATGGATCCATCATAGGAGCTGGTGCAGCTGGTTCTGGTTTGTCTGCAACAACTGCTTCAGTTGTTAATAATAAAGCTGACACAGAAGCTGCATTTTGTAAGGCAGAACGAGTTACTTTTGTTGGGTCAACAATACCGGCTTCAACCATGTTTACCCATTCACCGTTAGCTGCATTGAATCCGATACCTAAGTCAACATTTTTTAGTTTGTCAACAATCACTGATCCTTCATAACCAGCATTTTCAGCGATTTGACGGATTGGTTCTTCTAATGCACGAACGACAATCTTGATCCCTGTTGCCACATCGCCTTCAGCTTCTAGCGCAGCGACTTTACCAATTACATTGACCAGTGCGGTACCACCACCAGAAACCATGCCTTCTTCTACAGCGGCACGTGTTGCGTTTAATGCATCTTCAATTCGTAATTTTAATTCTTTTAATTCTGTTTCAGTAGCAGCACCGACTTTAACGACAGCAACCCCGCCAGCTAATTTAGCTAAACGTTCTTGTAATTTTTCACGATCAAAATCAGACGTTGTTTCGCCGATTTGGTTTTTAATTAAATGAACGCGGGCATCAATGGCTTCTTTTGAACCAGCACCTTCAACAATTGTTGTGTTATCTTTGTCGACAACTACTTTGCTAGCATTTCCTAAGTTTTCAATAGTTGTGTCTTTTAATTCTAATCCTAAGTCGTCAGTGATTACTGTACCACCTGTTAAAATAGCAATATCTTCAAGCATCGCTTTGCGGCGGTCACCAAATCCTGGCGCTTTTACTGCGACAACATTAAATGTACCACGGATTTTGTTCAATACTAATGTTGGTAGAGCTTCCCCATCAACATCATCCGCAATGATCAATAGTGGACGGCTTTGTTGTAGAATTTGTTCTAATAAAGGTAAGATATCTTGAATATTTGAGATTTTTTTGTCGGTAATTAAGATATATGGATTTTCTAAAACAGCTTCCATTTTATCGTTGTCAGTAACCATGTATTGAGATAAATAACCGCGGTCGAATTGCATTCCTTCAACCACATCTAATTCTGTTTCAATCCCTTTTGATTCTTCAATGGTAATTACGCCGTCGTTACCAACTTTTTCCATTGCATCGGCAATTAATTGGCCGACTTTTTCAGAACCTGATGAAACAGCAGCGACTTGTGCAATCGCTTCTTTTGAATCAACTACAGATGAAATATTGTGTAATTCTTCTACTGCTGTTTTTGTTGCTAATTCAATCCCACGACGAATACCTAATGGGTTAGCTCCAGCAGTTACGTTTTTTAAGCCTTCACGAACAATGGCTTGTGTCAAAACAGTCGCTGTTGTTGTTCCGTCACCAGCAATATCATTCGTTTTAGAAGCAACTTCTGAAACTAATTTTGCGCCCATGTTTTCAAAATGATCTTCTAATTCAATTTCCTTAGCAATTGTTACTCCATCGTTAGTAATCAATGGTGAACCAAATGATTTTTCTAAAACAACGTTACGACCTTTAGGGCCTAATGTCACTTTCACTGTATCTGCTAATACATCTACTCCGCGTAGCATTGCTGCACGTGCATCTTCTGCAAATTTAATCTCTTTTGCCATGATTTCTTCACCTCATAATTTTTTTCTTCTATTATATTATTCTGTAAAAGTTGTTTATTATTCAACAGTGGCAATAATGTCTTTGGCTGATACAATTAAGTATTCTACGCCTTCGTATTTCACTTCTGTTCCTGAATATTTTTCAAACATTACTGTGTCACCAATTTTTACTTCCATCGGAACTTTTGTGCCATTTTCAAGCACACGACCTTCACCTACTGCGATAACTTCACCTGTTTGTGGTTTTTCTTTTGCAACGGATGCAAGAACAATTCCTCCAACAGTTTTTTCTTCTTCTTTCGCGACTCTAATTACGACGCGATCGCCTAATGGTTTTAACACAATAAATCCCTCCAAATAAAAAGTTTTCGCTTATTTTAGCACTCGATACATAAGAGTGCTAACTCACACTATTTATAATACTCATTTCACTCTAAAAATGCAAGTCTTTTCTCTCTTTTTCTTGTCAATTATAAGATACGCATTTTTTATTGAGTATTCTTTTTTCATGGAATGTTTTTCCAATCCTTTAATTCATGGTAAAATAAATTGACTACGATTGGAGGCGAATAAAATGAAACAACGTTTACTTACAGCACTAATAGCAACATTCGTTTATTTTGTGATAGCGAATTTAGGAAATCTTGTTTTCAGTGTCACAGAAGGAATTGTTTCGACACTTTGGGAATCTCTTTTCTTTTTCTTATTCGTTTTTCTTTTATTAGGATATCGCAATAATCGTAAAAAATAATTATAGAAAGGATTAACCATGACCTTAAGAAAATCAAGTTTATTTATTTTAGTCACATACATTATCGCTTTTTTCGGGCCGTTACTTTTTTCGGGTATTTCCCCCAATGCAGCGATTAATGTGACAACTGCTCTCTACATTATTGGCGCCCTTGTAATGATTGGCATCTTTTTAAAAACAACAGAACCTTCTCCTTTAGAGGAAACAGCAACCTTGAAATCACCTATTTTTATTTTTTTACTAGGTGTTAGTGGGATTTTCATTGCCATGCTGATTCAAGGGGTTACTTTTGCCATTGAAGTAGCCATCACAGGAGAACAAGCTACTTCTCAAAATACACAAGCTATTGTAGCGGTGATTTTGGCAAATCCTTTATTTATTTTGGCAACTACTATCGGTGGTCCGATTATGGAAGAATTCGTCTTTCGTTATGCATTTATCCATTTAATCCAGCCTTTTACAAATTTCTGGATTGCGGCTACTGTTAGTTCGGCGATTTTTTCACTCGCACATGCCGATGGTCACTTTTTTGTTTATTTCTTTATGGGATTTTTCTTTGCTCTTTTGTACAAGCAAACTGGAAAAATTTGGACCTCAATTATTGCCCATTGCGGCATGAATACGATTGTGATTATTGTTCAACTACTTTTGCATAATGGTGCAATTCAATAAGAAAAGGGCCTTCGTCTAAACGACTAGGCCCTTTTCTTTTGCTTATTCTTCTTCGTCAATCAATTCATTGTCATGATGTAAGAAATAAATTAATGTTTGTAATTCGTTGGTTAAGTCAACATTTTGAATTAATACTTCAGGTGGCGCTACTAAACGCGCAGCCGTAAAGTTTAGAATTCCTTTAACCCCTGCTTCGGCAAGTTTGTTCACAACTTCTTGCGCTTTGCGAGCTGGAATAGTTAAAATAGCTACTTCGATTTGTTGAACACGGATTTGTTCCATCATATCTTCCATTGGATAAACCGGAATACCGTCAACAATGCGTCCCACAATATCTTCATTCACATCAAATGCGCAACTTACACGAATACTGTTGCTTTGATGGAATTTGTACTTTAATAAAGCACTTCCTAAATTACCAACCCCGATTAATGCGACATTGGTTAACTCATCTTCATTCAATGTTTTTGCAAAAAAGTTCATTAAGTTTTCAACATCATAGCCGTACCCACGTTTACCTAATTCACCAAAATATGAAAAGTCACGACGAATAGTCGCACTGTCTACTTGTACCGCTTCACTTAATTCAGTTGATGAGACTTTATTTTTTCCTGTATCATGTAACATTCTTAAGTAGCGATAATATAAAGGAAGGCGTCGCGCCGTTGCTTTTGGAATAACTTGATCTTTCACAATTGGACCTCCAATACTTTCACTTAAATCTTATCCATTAACATAATAGCAGTTTTTCACAATAAAAAGCAATTCTATGGCTCAAAAATAGCATTTTTCTTCAAAAGTTTGTGATAAAAGGTATAAACCTTCACAAAGCATTTTTTGATACGTGCTATTTTAGCAGATTTTATGCTACACTAAGGGCAATGAATTTAGAAATGAGGACTACTGATGATTTTATTACAAGCAAATCAAGTTGCCCGGCATTTTGGCTCGGAAACATTGTTTGAAAACATACATTTAGAAATTGCAACAAAAAGTCGGATTGCCTTAGTTGGTCGTAATGGTGCTGGAAAATCGACTTTTTTAAAAATCATTGCAGGCATTGATGCTCCCGATAGCGGAACCATTGCCAAAAATAAAACTGCTACGTTAGGTTATTTAGCTCAAAATACCGGCTTAGAATCAGATAAAACCGTTTGGGAAGAAATGACAAAAGCCTTCGCTGACATCCTAGAAATGGAACAGCGTATGCGAGAATTAGAAACCAAAATTAGTGAAATGGAGCCAACCACCTCCGTTTATGAAGGAATTTTAAAAGAGTACGATCAATTGCAACATACGTTTTCTGAAAAAAATGGCTACGGCTATGAAAATGAAATTCGCTCAGTCCTTCACGGCTTTGGCTTTGATGAATCCTTTTACACGAAAGATATTCAAACCTTATCTGGTGGTCAAAAAACCCGGCTTGCATTAGCGAGAATGCTTTTACAAAAACCAGACATTTTAATTCTGGACGAGCCTACAAACCACTTAGATATCGAGACGCTTTCTTGGCTGGAATCTTATTTGCCAAGTTATGCCGGCGCCCTATTAATTGTTTCCCACGATCGTTATTTTTTAGATAAGGTAGTTAATGAAGTTTATGAACTGAGCCGCAAAAAAATGACTCACTACAAAGGAAACTATTCCAAATACTTAGAGTTAAAAGCAGAACAATTAGCCAGTGAATGGAAAGCGTATGAAAAGCAACAAGAAGAAATCAATAAGTTAGAAGATTTCGTTGCCAAAAATCTGGTTCGTGCATCTACAACGAAACGTGCACAAAGTCGCCGAAAAGTATTAGAAAAAATGGACCGTTTAGACCGACCTCAAGGAGATGAAAAATCGGCGCATTTTCTTTTCGATAGTGAAAAAGTTTCGGGAAATGTTGTTTTACAAGTCGAAGATGCCGCCATTGGTTACGACCAAGAACATATTTTATCCGAACCTATTCACTTGGATATTCGTCGCAAAGAAGCCATTGCCTTAGTCGGACCGAACGGAATTGGTAAATCCACTCTCTTGAAATCAATTATTGACCGCATTCCTTTCATTAAAGGAAGTAAAACTTTTGGCACCAATGTTTCTGTAGGTTACTATGACCAAGAGCAAGCCAATTTACATGGCAATAAAACGGTCTTAGCGGAATTATGGGATGAACACCCAACCACACCTGAAAAAGAGATTCGAAGTATTTTAGGCGGCTTTCTCTTCAGTGGAGATGATGTTGAAAAAACGATTCCTTTATTAAGCGGTGGCGAA from Enterococcus faecalis includes the following:
- the nadE gene encoding ammonia-dependent NAD(+) synthetase, coding for MTTLQEKIIQELGVLPTIDPKEEVRKSIDFLKAYLTKHPFLKNFVLGISGGQDSTLAGRLAQLAMTEMREETGDMSYQFIAIRLPYGEQADEADAQAALAFIQPDVSLRVDIKPAVDAMVGSLENAGVQISDFNKGNMKARQRMITQYAVAGENAGAVIGTDHAAENVTAFFTKYGDGGADILPLFRLNKRQGKALLKELGAPEALYLKIPTADLEDDKPLVADEVALGVTYDAIDDYLEGKKVSETDQQTIENWYKKGQHKRHLPITIFDDFWK
- a CDS encoding nicotinate phosphoribosyltransferase — protein: MDYTYADDSLTLHTDMYQINMMQTYWELGRADLHAVFECYFREMPFNHGYAIFAGLERLVNYLENLTFTESDIAYLREVEEYPEDFLTYLANFEFKCTVRSALEGDLVFNNEPLIQIEGPLAQCQLVETALLNMVNFQTLIATKAARIKSVIGDDPLLEFGTRRAQELDAAIWGTRAAYIGGADATSNVRAGKIFGIPVSGTHAHSLVQSYGNDYDAFMAYAKTHRDCVFLVDTYDTLKAGVPSAIRVAREMGDKINFLGVRIDSGDMAYISKRVREQLDEAGFTEAKIYASNDLDENTILNLKMQKSKIDVWGVGTKLITAYDQPALGAVFKLVSIEGEDGQMKDTIKLSSNAEKVTTPGKKQVWRITRKSDKKSEGDYVTLWNEDPRQEEEIYMFHPVHTFINKYVRDFEARPVLQDIFVEGKRVYELPTLDEIKQYAKENLDSLWEEYKRDLNPQKYPVDLSTDCWNHKMNLLEKVRKDVKHLTETVNKEA
- a CDS encoding GtrA family protein, yielding MKELFRKYREVLAYLFFGGATTVVNLVVFFVCQNVLGLDYKISNTISWFLSVLFAFFTNKYWVFASKHESIAGFFKEMGLFYWYRILSFVADMGLMILLIDGIHFSSFWAKMITQVVVVILNYFFSKFFIFKEKEV
- a CDS encoding glucosaminidase domain-containing protein, with translation MKKRKARYLKLVCIGILGIYAGASYYNSEPLIAQEETETRDESRQLSLEEKRADQANQDQGTLTSSTLNETIISSSEQQESSTQNDSGDHQENNVEPSESENSLPPQEKPIASTKLTESLQSEQPASEERKALTEKPPHNQEPQNSTLTEKTKEPLVHSEIDNSQEKEKQAGIQQQAEANFVVQGNASTSEFIRKIGEEARVIGQQHDLYASVMIAQAILESGSGNSALAAAPNYNLFGIKGAYHGQSVSFPTQEDDGKGKMTTIHADFRQYPSYKESLTDYSKLIINGLAGNPTFYHGVLKANTTNYQQATKFLTGRYATDTYYDKKLNALIETYQLTEYDQEKKKPVVTNLAEEKKPSFDKEAVKEQLKKEAVIYEVSKGDSLATISQTFGVSATAILKQNSKTQEMFYIGQKITIPQHTAATSLEPKEQALLQSLIISKSVTNALETAEQSNGTANDSKTESTEYYEVKRGETLAKIAKKTGYSLTALKQANDLTYSVLTEGQTIALPKLKD
- a CDS encoding DNA-binding response regulator, which gives rise to MEKYTIGVVPLTIETKEYCQNWFVSNQVECQIIQGTNILLHLHHIDGLVIEVTDHQQVNTCCELLMTIRKQSDLPIWLFSRTEVISKVNRIIYLQLGADGVFDHSYDRQECMLSMSNLLQRVKRRFYPKLAIANEEQTVTKNLSERLYLIAPNLSVCLGSGEEILLTKLEFFTIEYLYKHAGQTITYEELYKNVWKDTANERKYRVANVIFHLRKKIEQDVNKPQYIKTIRSKGYMLTV
- the groL gene encoding chaperonin GroEL (60 kDa chaperone family; promotes refolding of misfolded polypeptides especially under stressful conditions; forms two stacked rings of heptamers to form a barrel-shaped 14mer; ends can be capped by GroES; misfolded proteins enter the barrel where they are refolded when GroES binds), with protein sequence MAKEIKFAEDARAAMLRGVDVLADTVKVTLGPKGRNVVLEKSFGSPLITNDGVTIAKEIELEDHFENMGAKLVSEVASKTNDIAGDGTTTATVLTQAIVREGLKNVTAGANPLGIRRGIELATKTAVEELHNISSVVDSKEAIAQVAAVSSGSEKVGQLIADAMEKVGNDGVITIEESKGIETELDVVEGMQFDRGYLSQYMVTDNDKMEAVLENPYILITDKKISNIQDILPLLEQILQQSRPLLIIADDVDGEALPTLVLNKIRGTFNVVAVKAPGFGDRRKAMLEDIAILTGGTVITDDLGLELKDTTIENLGNASKVVVDKDNTTIVEGAGSKEAIDARVHLIKNQIGETTSDFDREKLQERLAKLAGGVAVVKVGAATETELKELKLRIEDALNATRAAVEEGMVSGGGTALVNVIGKVAALEAEGDVATGIKIVVRALEEPIRQIAENAGYEGSVIVDKLKNVDLGIGFNAANGEWVNMVEAGIVDPTKVTRSALQNAASVSALLLTTEAVVADKPEPAAPAPMMDPSMGMGGMM
- the groES gene encoding co-chaperone GroES, yielding MLKPLGDRVVIRVAKEEEKTVGGIVLASVAKEKPQTGEVIAVGEGRVLENGTKVPMEVKIGDTVMFEKYSGTEVKYEGVEYLIVSAKDIIATVE
- a CDS encoding CPBP family intramembrane glutamic endopeptidase, giving the protein MTLRKSSLFILVTYIIAFFGPLLFSGISPNAAINVTTALYIIGALVMIGIFLKTTEPSPLEETATLKSPIFIFLLGVSGIFIAMLIQGVTFAIEVAITGEQATSQNTQAIVAVILANPLFILATTIGGPIMEEFVFRYAFIHLIQPFTNFWIAATVSSAIFSLAHADGHFFVYFFMGFFFALLYKQTGKIWTSIIAHCGMNTIVIIVQLLLHNGAIQ
- a CDS encoding redox-sensing transcriptional repressor Rex, yielding MKDQVIPKATARRLPLYYRYLRMLHDTGKNKVSSTELSEAVQVDSATIRRDFSYFGELGKRGYGYDVENLMNFFAKTLNEDELTNVALIGVGNLGSALLKYKFHQSNSIRVSCAFDVNEDIVGRIVDGIPVYPMEDMMEQIRVQQIEVAILTIPARKAQEVVNKLAEAGVKGILNFTAARLVAPPEVLIQNVDLTNELQTLIYFLHHDNELIDEEE
- a CDS encoding ABC-F family ATP-binding cassette domain-containing protein gives rise to the protein MILLQANQVARHFGSETLFENIHLEIATKSRIALVGRNGAGKSTFLKIIAGIDAPDSGTIAKNKTATLGYLAQNTGLESDKTVWEEMTKAFADILEMEQRMRELETKISEMEPTTSVYEGILKEYDQLQHTFSEKNGYGYENEIRSVLHGFGFDESFYTKDIQTLSGGQKTRLALARMLLQKPDILILDEPTNHLDIETLSWLESYLPSYAGALLIVSHDRYFLDKVVNEVYELSRKKMTHYKGNYSKYLELKAEQLASEWKAYEKQQEEINKLEDFVAKNLVRASTTKRAQSRRKVLEKMDRLDRPQGDEKSAHFLFDSEKVSGNVVLQVEDAAIGYDQEHILSEPIHLDIRRKEAIALVGPNGIGKSTLLKSIIDRIPFIKGSKTFGTNVSVGYYDQEQANLHGNKTVLAELWDEHPTTPEKEIRSILGGFLFSGDDVEKTIPLLSGGEKARVALAKLAMDRDNFLILDEPTNHLDIDNKEVLENALIDYEGTILFVSHDRYFINRIATKVVELSEKGSKLYLGDYDYYLEKKQEEEEIAALLANEEAAKKPEPVTAKNTFYQNKEQQKLLRTLQRKITQVEENLAQLDTTIAQLEAQMSQPDILENHVELLALNQQLDDARQQQDELLEQWENFSLELEEMENNN